The Micromonospora krabiensis genome window below encodes:
- a CDS encoding DUF4442 domain-containing protein, translating into MSIDSRQVAAGMLEAVPFARTLGFEFVEIAPEAEGGVRAVVRLPDSPATHNHVGGPHAGAMFTLGETASGAVVLAAFGHLLDRAVPLAVRADIAYHKLALGAVRATARLGRTPAEVAAELAAGRRPEFPVEVEISTDDGTPTSAMTVIWTLRPQ; encoded by the coding sequence ATGTCCATCGACTCTCGCCAGGTGGCGGCCGGAATGCTCGAAGCCGTTCCGTTCGCCCGTACGCTCGGCTTCGAGTTCGTCGAGATCGCCCCGGAGGCCGAGGGTGGGGTCCGGGCGGTCGTCCGGCTGCCCGACTCCCCGGCCACCCACAACCACGTCGGCGGCCCCCACGCCGGCGCCATGTTCACCCTCGGTGAGACGGCGTCCGGAGCCGTCGTGCTGGCCGCCTTCGGGCACCTGCTCGACCGCGCGGTGCCGTTGGCCGTCCGGGCCGACATCGCGTACCACAAACTGGCCCTCGGGGCGGTGCGCGCGACGGCCCGGTTGGGCCGCACGCCGGCGGAGGTTGCCGCCGAGTTGGCGGCGGGCCGGCGGCCGGAGTTCCCGGTCGAGGTGGAGATTTCGACCGACGACGGCACGCCGACGTCGGCGATGACGGTGATCTGGACGTTGCGTCCCCAGTGA
- a CDS encoding HAD family hydrolase: MLGLPAHVTACLFDLDGVLTQTARVHNAAWTETFDAYLRQRAAASGEPYRPFDPGPDYNRYVDGRPRADGVRTFLASRGIVLPEGHPDDPPDAETVNGIGNRKNVLLLERLRTQGVDVYPGSVAYLKAVAAAGLRRAVVTASANGREVVAAAGLESLLEVRVDGLVARADQLRGKPYPDTFLTGARLLGVDPAQAAVFEDALSGVEAGRAGRFGYVVGVDRVGQADELLTHGADVVVTDLADLLDEGHGA; this comes from the coding sequence GTGCTGGGCCTACCTGCTCACGTGACCGCCTGCCTCTTCGACCTGGACGGCGTGCTGACGCAGACCGCCCGCGTGCACAACGCCGCGTGGACGGAGACGTTCGACGCGTACCTGCGGCAGCGTGCCGCGGCCTCCGGCGAGCCCTACCGGCCGTTCGACCCCGGCCCCGACTACAACCGGTACGTCGACGGTCGGCCGCGCGCCGACGGGGTCCGCACGTTCCTCGCCTCCCGGGGGATCGTGCTGCCCGAGGGGCACCCGGACGACCCGCCCGACGCGGAGACGGTGAACGGCATCGGCAACCGCAAGAATGTGCTGCTGCTGGAGCGCCTGCGCACCCAGGGCGTCGATGTCTATCCGGGCTCGGTGGCGTACCTGAAGGCGGTCGCCGCCGCCGGGCTGCGCCGCGCCGTGGTGACGGCGAGCGCCAACGGTCGGGAGGTGGTCGCCGCCGCCGGGCTGGAGTCGCTGCTGGAGGTCCGGGTGGACGGGCTGGTCGCCCGCGCCGACCAGCTGCGCGGCAAGCCCTACCCGGACACCTTCCTGACCGGTGCGCGGTTGCTCGGCGTCGACCCGGCCCAGGCGGCGGTCTTCGAGGACGCGCTGTCGGGGGTCGAGGCTGGTCGGGCCGGGCGCTTCGGCTACGTGGTCGGGGTCGACCGGGTGGGACAGGCGGACGAGCTGCTCACCCACGGCGCCGACGTGGTGGTCACCGACCTCGCCGACCTGCTCGACGAGGGGCACGGCGCATGA